A DNA window from Pirellulales bacterium contains the following coding sequences:
- a CDS encoding dockerin type I domain-containing protein yields SVLAAIYICCVRSPALAATPTWIGPDGLGASGNWSVSGNWSPTGVPAAGDDATIALANGNSVTVSYDYTGPAITLNSLTLAANSTSGGSIALSMAGNSLTANNETLASGAPSDTNPTVGEIDQSGGANTIPSGGSLFIGHDSADTGTYTLSGSAALSVGLFEYVGFHGTGSFTQSGGSNSSTNLIVGNAGGSFGGFVLTGGSVSTVVEFISQSGTGTLTQSAGTNTISDRLFVGHQGSLANGTINLSGGAISSPEEDIGCDLNGEMVLLPGGTGTVNQSGGTNTVSGHIYLGADSGSPSSYTVSGTGVLTAEVINIGSVGTLNLSGGTININGIARDSGGTFSWTSGTLDFTQDTILDLETDLLGASPTLSGNRTLEVTGNETLGGAQPITLTVNSGGAHTVTGTITVNSGSSLKLSGGTITVGGLNLGATPSRLDWTSGTLNFTNSVTFDPGATGSPTSVAFGHGFTLFNSMTLNVTGDETVGGNQFFLFGVSGVNNVTSTLTVSSVGEMTVSGTVTAAALHNLGPLNFEAGSLTAGSVTLDSAGQIAFALSGTVRGTGYGTLIATGNATLAGSLIVTSFSFTPTAGNVFDILDWGTRNGKFSSISLPTLSSGLTWSLLRLYSSGQLVVANSTLLPGDFNRDSHVDAADIPVMEQALTNQPAYELSKGLTAAQVLAIGDLDGDGKFTNTDVQSLLNALQAGGGSTSPVPEPAAFDLLAVGILLFFLRPVVGMARNLTWPQRAR; encoded by the coding sequence TCGGTTCTGGCGGCCATCTACATTTGCTGCGTGCGATCACCGGCCCTGGCTGCAACTCCTACTTGGATTGGGCCTGATGGCTTGGGCGCTAGCGGCAACTGGAGCGTGTCGGGAAATTGGAGTCCGACCGGGGTGCCGGCCGCGGGTGATGATGCCACCATTGCGCTAGCCAACGGAAACAGCGTGACGGTCAGCTACGATTACACCGGTCCAGCCATCACGCTGAACTCTTTAACCCTGGCGGCTAATTCGACCAGCGGCGGCAGCATTGCGCTGTCGATGGCCGGAAATAGTTTGACCGCCAATAACGAAACATTAGCCAGCGGCGCTCCCAGCGATACCAATCCCACCGTCGGAGAAATTGACCAAAGCGGCGGCGCCAACACCATTCCCAGCGGCGGGTCGCTGTTTATAGGGCACGACTCAGCCGATACCGGCACGTACACGCTGAGCGGAAGCGCAGCACTGTCGGTTGGTCTTTTCGAATACGTGGGGTTCCACGGCACAGGAAGCTTTACCCAAAGTGGCGGCAGCAACAGCAGCACGAATTTGATCGTGGGAAATGCCGGCGGCAGCTTCGGAGGATTCGTTCTCACCGGCGGATCGGTCTCCACCGTTGTGGAATTCATTAGCCAGTCAGGAACGGGAACGCTGACTCAAAGCGCGGGAACGAATACCATCAGCGACAGGCTCTTCGTGGGTCATCAGGGATCGTTGGCCAACGGAACCATCAATTTGAGCGGCGGCGCCATTTCCTCGCCCGAGGAAGACATCGGCTGCGATTTGAATGGCGAAATGGTCCTGCTTCCCGGAGGGACCGGCACGGTGAACCAAAGCGGCGGGACGAACACGGTGAGCGGCCACATTTATCTCGGCGCCGATTCCGGAAGCCCCAGCAGCTATACCGTCAGTGGAACCGGCGTATTGACGGCCGAGGTCATCAATATTGGGTCGGTAGGAACGCTGAACCTTAGCGGCGGGACTATCAATATCAACGGGATCGCCCGCGATAGCGGAGGCACGTTTAGTTGGACCAGCGGCACGCTGGATTTCACTCAGGATACGATTTTGGATTTGGAGACGGACCTTTTGGGCGCTTCGCCCACGCTCAGCGGCAACCGAACCCTGGAAGTGACGGGCAACGAAACGTTGGGAGGCGCGCAGCCAATTACTTTGACGGTTAACAGCGGCGGAGCCCATACGGTGACTGGCACAATTACCGTCAATTCCGGCAGCTCACTTAAACTAAGCGGCGGAACGATTACGGTCGGCGGGCTGAATTTGGGCGCTACTCCATCGCGGCTGGATTGGACCAGCGGCACGCTGAATTTCACCAACAGTGTGACGTTTGATCCGGGAGCGACGGGCTCGCCCACGTCGGTTGCGTTTGGGCACGGATTTACTTTGTTTAACAGCATGACGCTAAATGTCACCGGCGACGAGACCGTAGGCGGCAACCAGTTCTTTTTGTTTGGCGTGAGCGGTGTCAACAATGTGACGAGCACGTTGACCGTTAGTTCGGTCGGAGAAATGACGGTCAGTGGCACAGTGACCGCCGCGGCGTTGCACAATTTGGGTCCATTGAATTTCGAGGCGGGATCGCTAACTGCCGGGAGCGTAACGCTGGACAGTGCCGGCCAAATCGCATTTGCCTTAAGCGGGACCGTTCGTGGCACGGGATACGGCACGCTGATCGCTACCGGCAATGCTACATTGGCGGGTTCCTTGATTGTTACTTCATTCAGCTTCACGCCGACCGCCGGAAATGTTTTTGATATTTTGGATTGGGGCACGCGCAACGGGAAGTTTTCCAGCATCAGCTTGCCGACACTGTCGTCCGGTTTGACGTGGAGCCTGCTGCGGTTGTACAGCAGCGGTCAGTTAGTGGTGGCCAATAGCACGCTGCTGCCGGGGGATTTCAATCGCGATAGCCATGTCGATGCCGCGGACATTCCCGTCATGGAGCAGGCGCTGACGAACCAGCCGGCGTATGAATTGTCGAAAGGCTTAACCGCCGCGCAGGTCCTGGCGATTGGCGATCTTGACGGCGACGGGAAATTCACCAACACCGATGTGCAATCGCTTCTGAATGCCCTGCAAGCAGGCGGCGGATCGACAAGCCCGGTGCCCGAGCCGGCGGCGTTCGACCTGTTGGCGGTTGGAATTCTCCTGTTTTTCCTGCGGCCGGTTGTGGGGATGGCAAGAAACTTGACATGGCCGCAGCGGGCGCGATAA
- a CDS encoding dockerin type I repeat-containing protein, with product MRRSFALCHFAVAGLLFAMAGQSAWADTALVLRDYRFIPSESTVQVTGGIADYSLQLHIAGQFGLFTGLNETMNPLRLEPVAGFANVHGILFNDMSASPVPVATISATPLPTPGWDLDKTLNLSGLTGTFTAGDPNDLFFFGADGNGVAERFEATLDDGWLHLTGGTTDPSSSKPVIYRVDALAHLLPFPDFNGNGVVDSADIVAMQQALAAPTAYEAQHDISPQDFLSLGDVNGDGVVNNMDLQSLLDYLKSSAATAASPVPEPASWEIALAAAAALGAMFARRRK from the coding sequence ATGCGTCGTTCTTTTGCGCTGTGTCACTTCGCAGTTGCCGGGTTGCTTTTCGCGATGGCCGGGCAATCGGCCTGGGCCGATACCGCTCTTGTATTGCGCGATTATCGCTTCATACCGTCGGAAAGCACCGTCCAAGTTACCGGCGGCATTGCCGATTACTCGCTGCAGTTGCATATTGCCGGCCAGTTTGGCTTGTTCACAGGCTTAAATGAGACTATGAATCCGCTGCGGCTGGAGCCAGTCGCTGGGTTTGCTAATGTCCATGGAATTTTGTTCAATGACATGAGCGCTTCGCCCGTTCCGGTGGCGACGATCAGCGCCACGCCGCTGCCCACGCCCGGCTGGGATTTGGACAAAACGTTGAACCTCAGCGGCCTGACGGGCACGTTTACCGCGGGCGATCCGAACGACTTGTTCTTTTTCGGCGCTGATGGCAATGGCGTCGCGGAGCGATTTGAAGCTACGCTCGATGACGGCTGGCTGCATTTGACCGGCGGCACCACCGATCCGTCTTCGTCCAAGCCAGTCATTTATCGAGTCGATGCGCTGGCCCATTTGTTGCCTTTTCCAGATTTCAACGGGAACGGCGTAGTGGACTCTGCGGACATTGTGGCCATGCAGCAAGCCTTGGCGGCGCCAACGGCCTACGAAGCACAGCACGATATTTCGCCGCAAGATTTTCTTTCCCTGGGGGACGTGAATGGCGATGGCGTGGTCAACAACATGGATTTGCAATCGCTGCTCGATTATCTGAAATCGAGCGCTGCCACAGCTGCTTCGCCGGTGCCGGAGCCGGCTTCTTGGGAGATTGCCCTGGCTGCGGCAGCGGCCCTGGGAGCGATGTTTGCCCGGCGTCGAAAATAG